From the Streptomyces sp. KMM 9044 genome, one window contains:
- a CDS encoding aminoglycoside phosphotransferase family protein, protein MTTSPTPTQAVLEEACLAAGLDATNAQPIRIAENAIWRLPGGVVVRIARPGQSAAATREVQVAHWLAAQGVPAVRALDLRQPVAASGHPVTFWQELPPHEIGTVTDVVVLLKQLHALPKPDLPLGELDPFVRLVERIDAAITISDDDRLWLKGRLEDLKQQWASRPKGLPECVVHGDAWVGNVARTEAGPLLMDFERASFGPPEWDLVSTAVKLTTTGAVSAEEYAAFCETYGADVTEWEGYELLAGARELRMTTYAAQHAATRPEWRREAQYRIDCLRGRAGAPPWRWKAIV, encoded by the coding sequence GTGACTACTTCGCCCACGCCCACCCAAGCCGTACTTGAGGAGGCGTGCCTCGCAGCCGGCCTCGACGCGACCAACGCCCAACCGATACGGATCGCCGAGAACGCCATATGGCGTCTGCCCGGGGGAGTGGTGGTGCGAATCGCCCGGCCCGGACAGTCCGCCGCCGCAACGCGCGAGGTTCAGGTCGCCCACTGGCTGGCCGCCCAGGGCGTGCCCGCCGTACGCGCCCTTGACCTGCGGCAGCCGGTAGCAGCCAGCGGGCACCCGGTGACGTTCTGGCAAGAGCTGCCGCCACACGAGATCGGGACCGTCACCGACGTCGTCGTGCTCCTCAAGCAGTTGCACGCCCTGCCGAAACCAGACCTGCCACTGGGTGAGTTGGACCCATTCGTCCGGCTGGTTGAGCGCATCGACGCAGCGATCACAATCTCTGACGATGACCGGCTGTGGCTGAAGGGCCGGCTTGAAGATCTCAAGCAGCAATGGGCTTCGAGGCCGAAGGGCCTGCCGGAGTGTGTAGTCCACGGAGATGCATGGGTCGGCAACGTGGCGCGCACGGAGGCCGGCCCGTTGTTGATGGACTTCGAGCGCGCTTCGTTCGGCCCTCCGGAGTGGGATCTCGTGTCGACCGCGGTGAAGCTCACCACGACCGGCGCGGTATCTGCCGAGGAGTACGCCGCATTCTGCGAGACCTACGGCGCTGACGTCACGGAGTGGGAAGGGTATGAACTTCTGGCCGGCGCGCGAGAGCTGCGGATGACGACGTACGCCGCGCAGCACGCCGCCACCCGCCCGGAGTGGCGGCGCGAGGCGCAGTACCGCATCGACTGCCTGCGCGGCCGGGCAGGGGCACCGCCGTGGCGATGGAAGGCAATCGTGTAG
- a CDS encoding helix-turn-helix domain-containing protein, with amino-acid sequence MPRPEKQLTPDASPRDWFGHELRTWRKKRGPLTHAELGAKVQVSGSLIEKIEKGTATCSKDLAERLDEVLQTGGVLTRAWGMVFGQTEKARPETESAPPGRAEVPIQVHEGRILGRGSTTSPSGSPASVDRRAFLATSGLAAIAPIDLVHLVTPAAPREIPTRIRPREIRQLKSLADVIHRQDNEYGGGGAVRELARGAIMWGASLLPVPCPEPLRPELLASVARLGIVVGASQFDAYAHDDARVSFRLAAECAEEAGEWHLRAKTYSFMARQEIWVGDPDTGLTHAEKGLVRSDRLTATERAMLHTARARAFGKMRDVANTLRAVGEADAAFEQSDPAQDPPWMAYYDYAQHHGDTAHALFDLAVHADQDPGQAARRFEIAVKGHGNAFARSRAISETKLASLVMAKGDDPRHAVVLGHRALDDVGKLTSCRAAEDLRELARYAGRHRNLPEASDLRERIAATVQA; translated from the coding sequence ATGCCAAGACCCGAGAAGCAATTGACTCCGGACGCGTCCCCGCGTGACTGGTTCGGTCATGAGTTGCGGACCTGGCGTAAGAAGCGCGGCCCTCTTACGCACGCCGAGTTGGGCGCGAAAGTGCAGGTCAGCGGTTCACTCATCGAGAAGATCGAGAAGGGGACTGCTACCTGTTCGAAGGACTTGGCTGAGCGCTTGGACGAGGTCCTGCAGACAGGCGGAGTCCTCACCCGGGCGTGGGGGATGGTGTTCGGGCAAACGGAAAAAGCCCGTCCTGAAACGGAAAGTGCACCCCCTGGCAGGGCGGAGGTGCCGATTCAGGTCCATGAAGGCCGCATCCTGGGCAGAGGTAGCACAACATCTCCAAGCGGGAGCCCTGCCTCTGTGGACCGTCGCGCCTTCCTCGCCACGAGCGGCCTTGCCGCCATCGCCCCCATAGACCTCGTCCACCTCGTGACCCCAGCAGCTCCCCGGGAGATCCCGACTCGGATCCGCCCGCGCGAGATCAGGCAGCTGAAGTCGCTGGCCGATGTCATCCATCGCCAGGACAACGAGTACGGAGGCGGCGGCGCGGTGCGAGAACTCGCCCGCGGTGCCATCATGTGGGGTGCCTCCCTGCTACCTGTGCCCTGCCCAGAGCCCCTGCGGCCCGAACTCTTGGCCTCTGTCGCTCGGTTAGGGATTGTCGTCGGCGCCTCGCAGTTCGACGCGTACGCCCACGATGATGCCCGAGTCAGCTTCCGGCTAGCCGCTGAGTGCGCGGAAGAAGCCGGGGAGTGGCACCTGCGCGCCAAGACGTACTCGTTCATGGCCCGGCAGGAAATCTGGGTCGGAGATCCGGATACTGGCCTAACCCACGCAGAGAAGGGTCTGGTGCGCTCCGACCGGCTCACCGCCACCGAGCGTGCCATGCTGCACACGGCACGCGCCCGCGCCTTCGGTAAGATGCGCGACGTAGCCAACACCCTGCGCGCGGTCGGAGAAGCCGACGCCGCGTTCGAACAGTCCGACCCGGCACAGGATCCGCCGTGGATGGCCTACTACGACTACGCCCAGCACCACGGCGATACCGCCCACGCGCTGTTCGACCTCGCGGTCCACGCGGACCAGGACCCCGGGCAGGCGGCCCGCCGCTTCGAGATCGCGGTCAAGGGTCACGGCAACGCCTTTGCACGATCGCGCGCCATTTCCGAGACAAAACTCGCTTCCCTGGTCATGGCCAAGGGCGACGACCCGCGGCACGCGGTCGTGCTCGGCCACCGAGCGCTGGATGACGTCGGCAAGCTGACCTCCTGCCGGGCTGCCGAGGACCTGCGGGAACTCGCCCGGTACGCAGGCCGGCACCGGAACCTCCCCGAGGCCAGCGACCTGCGTGAGCGCATCGCGGCTACGGTGCAGGCGTGA
- a CDS encoding ATP-binding protein, with translation MKADLMEAQRPVAEGTSAAVRTRSGACEIDVALTAAAVSGVRDLVSACLRLWGLTELDWRVTLTASELLTNAFQYARKEDESSVPVKVVLTRTPDGVFLCVSDPHPWLPAAVSAGDNDESGRGLMLIKTLSDRYGCSSTAHGKDVWVTILHSA, from the coding sequence GTGAAAGCAGACCTGATGGAGGCTCAACGGCCCGTTGCAGAGGGCACAAGCGCTGCGGTCCGGACGCGTTCCGGAGCGTGCGAAATCGACGTCGCTCTGACAGCCGCTGCTGTCTCGGGCGTACGCGACCTCGTCAGTGCGTGCCTCCGTCTGTGGGGCCTGACCGAACTCGACTGGCGGGTCACTCTCACTGCGTCCGAGCTACTGACGAACGCCTTCCAGTACGCCCGCAAGGAGGACGAGTCCTCGGTTCCAGTGAAGGTCGTCCTCACCCGGACCCCCGACGGGGTCTTCCTGTGCGTCAGTGACCCGCACCCCTGGCTCCCAGCCGCCGTCTCGGCAGGCGACAACGACGAGAGCGGTCGCGGCCTGATGCTGATCAAGACGCTCAGCGACAGATACGGCTGCTCGTCCACTGCCCACGGCAAAGACGTTTGGGTCACGATCCTGCACTCCGCGTAG
- a CDS encoding SAM-dependent methyltransferase: MTTYEVESIATVVGGHTRVQDDYQGGVQSVIRLNEAYPLETLQGIDEFSHLTVTWRFHLAQSEDVQLHARSPRGNVQWPATGTFVHRNHRRPNQMAVSYPRLLSVDGRDLLVTDLDAVDGTPVIDLAPYFQEMGPRGSVRQPAWPGEMLADYWRDAAERPEAGLP; the protein is encoded by the coding sequence GTGACGACGTACGAGGTCGAATCGATCGCAACGGTCGTCGGCGGCCACACCCGCGTCCAGGACGATTACCAGGGCGGGGTCCAGTCGGTGATCCGACTCAACGAGGCGTACCCCCTCGAAACCCTGCAGGGAATCGACGAGTTCTCCCACCTGACTGTGACGTGGCGCTTCCACCTGGCACAGTCCGAGGACGTGCAGCTCCACGCCCGCAGCCCCAGGGGCAACGTGCAGTGGCCAGCGACCGGAACCTTCGTCCACCGAAACCATCGGCGCCCCAACCAGATGGCTGTCAGCTACCCGAGGCTGCTGAGCGTGGACGGCCGCGACCTTCTGGTGACCGACCTCGACGCAGTCGACGGGACGCCGGTGATTGACCTGGCCCCCTACTTTCAGGAAATGGGGCCCCGAGGTTCCGTCCGTCAGCCGGCCTGGCCGGGCGAGATGCTCGCCGACTACTGGCGCGACGCAGCGGAGCGCCCGGAGGCAGGCTTGCCGTAA
- a CDS encoding Tat pathway signal protein — protein sequence MARERNVALAALLREAGWSQPQAAAAVARVAAECGVRELEAISRSHISMWVLGTKPSGRAPHILRETLSRRLGRRLSLADLGLEEEPTGTTDTGSDWSVDPLTALAELGSDDLDMHRRKLLATAAYSAADLALPTTSWWAAAPAAAASRRPASSRSVTQADIDDVRDLTVYYSARDQQRGGATGRKALASHLLDEAVPLLGGRFRTDQLRRAAHSAVAEMTYLAGWMAFDAGEHRTAQRYLTIAARIAAEAGDGPLGGHVLRALAHQAVDLGHPRRALALADASMSRDRYGQASHREKALLAIVHARALAADGDRASTLAAISRAERDLARADTTEAPARVSFFQEASLAHETACALRDIGQPIDAEIHFKRSVATRRRQQFARTHSVTLGYLGAVQVQRGNLDEACATWNEALDAMTGVQSGRARDVIVRIQSDLSPVRQREGRHVNELDRRARGMLRAIG from the coding sequence ATGGCCCGTGAACGCAATGTCGCCCTTGCCGCACTCCTGCGCGAAGCAGGCTGGTCCCAGCCGCAGGCAGCCGCCGCCGTTGCCCGTGTGGCTGCGGAGTGCGGAGTGCGTGAGCTGGAGGCGATCTCCCGCTCGCACATCTCCATGTGGGTGCTCGGCACGAAGCCGAGTGGCAGAGCGCCGCATATCCTGCGCGAGACGCTGTCCCGCAGACTCGGCCGCCGGCTCTCCCTGGCTGACCTCGGGCTGGAAGAAGAGCCGACAGGCACGACTGACACCGGATCCGACTGGAGCGTCGACCCTCTGACCGCACTGGCCGAGCTGGGAAGCGACGATCTCGACATGCACCGACGCAAGCTGCTGGCCACCGCCGCCTACTCCGCAGCCGATCTCGCCCTGCCCACCACCTCGTGGTGGGCAGCCGCCCCCGCCGCAGCGGCGAGCCGCCGACCGGCCTCCTCGCGCTCGGTGACCCAAGCCGACATCGACGACGTCCGCGATCTCACGGTCTACTACTCCGCACGCGACCAGCAGCGAGGCGGCGCAACCGGCCGCAAAGCCCTCGCCAGCCACCTGCTCGACGAGGCGGTGCCGCTGCTCGGCGGCCGATTCCGTACAGATCAGCTCCGCCGCGCCGCGCACTCCGCCGTCGCAGAGATGACCTACCTCGCCGGCTGGATGGCCTTCGACGCCGGCGAACACCGCACCGCCCAGCGCTACCTCACCATCGCCGCCCGGATCGCGGCGGAGGCCGGCGACGGACCGCTCGGCGGCCACGTCCTGCGCGCCCTCGCCCACCAGGCCGTCGACCTCGGGCATCCGCGCAGGGCGCTCGCCCTGGCCGACGCCTCGATGTCCCGCGACCGCTACGGCCAGGCCAGCCACCGCGAGAAGGCGCTGCTGGCGATCGTGCACGCCCGCGCACTCGCGGCCGACGGTGACCGCGCCAGCACCCTCGCGGCCATCAGCCGCGCAGAGCGTGACCTCGCCCGCGCCGACACCACCGAAGCGCCCGCCCGCGTCAGCTTCTTCCAGGAAGCCTCCCTCGCCCACGAGACGGCCTGCGCTTTGCGCGACATAGGTCAGCCCATCGACGCGGAGATCCACTTCAAGCGGAGCGTGGCCACGCGCCGGCGCCAGCAGTTCGCCCGCACCCACAGCGTGACGCTCGGCTACCTCGGCGCAGTCCAGGTGCAGCGGGGAAACCTCGACGAGGCATGCGCAACCTGGAACGAAGCACTCGACGCCATGACGGGCGTCCAGTCCGGCCGGGCGCGTGACGTCATCGTCCGAATCCAGAGTGACCTCTCGCCCGTCCGGCAACGCGAAGGCCGCCATGTCAACGAGCTGGACCGCCGGGCGCGCGGCATGCTCCGGGCCATAGGCTGA
- a CDS encoding DUF6415 family natural product biosynthesis protein: MRLSLDPRRDGSQLVGGRGRQAPVTEAPAPDRDHVVAASETVTLVLGEDSPLPESAADVEDLVRLLRGHIAQLGTRTAPDVPALLRAQQLCSDSIPEGYVSSRVYLVRLAEATQELTAYVERGDPGPISGESGRRWPGPTVNVLRGAVFALALACLVFAASVPRT, encoded by the coding sequence ATGCGCCTATCGCTGGACCCTCGCCGAGACGGCAGCCAGCTCGTGGGCGGACGCGGGCGGCAAGCGCCCGTCACCGAGGCACCGGCGCCGGACCGCGATCACGTGGTGGCCGCGTCGGAGACGGTGACACTGGTGCTGGGCGAGGATTCGCCACTACCCGAGAGCGCTGCCGACGTGGAGGACCTCGTTCGCCTTCTGCGCGGCCACATTGCCCAGTTGGGCACACGGACCGCTCCGGATGTTCCCGCCTTGCTACGCGCGCAGCAGCTTTGCTCCGACAGCATCCCCGAGGGCTATGTGTCGAGCCGGGTGTACCTGGTCAGGCTCGCCGAGGCCACCCAGGAACTGACGGCTTACGTGGAACGCGGCGATCCCGGGCCGATCAGCGGGGAGAGCGGGCGGCGTTGGCCGGGGCCGACAGTCAACGTGCTGCGCGGCGCCGTCTTCGCCCTCGCCTTGGCCTGCCTGGTCTTCGCCGCTTCGGTGCCGCGGACATGA
- a CDS encoding glycoside hydrolase family 15 protein — MNRLPHIEQYGLIGDTQTSAHVCDDGSIDWLCLPRFDSPAVFAGLLGTQKHGSWQIAPASSAGRSGSEKVAKRQYRGDSLVLESVWRTPAGSVRVLDFMPPRDGTPQVIRIVEGLSGEVEMVSAMRPRPGYGSVSPWLHEVGGRMVAEAGADALWLDTCVPQVEKDGVVVGAFVIGAGQSVAFVLSWCPSHAAAPDVLDPEAALSETLAFWQDWTQECTYDGPYREAVVRSLITLKAMTYGSSGGIVAAPTTSLPEEIGGNRNWDYRYTWLRDAATTLAALLGTGYRQEAQAWRRWLLRAVAGDPENLQIMYGITGERDLRERELPWLPGYEGSAPVRVGNGAADQLQLDVYGEVIDTLYLAHQSGVAHCADTAVLHQRLVEHLAQRWQEPDEGIWEIRGARRHFVHSKVMAWAAVDRTIRLAEAGALDMDLAPLVELRATIHREVCTRGFDPVRNTFTQSYGSKELDAATLLIPRTGFLPPDDPRVIGTVDAVRRELSAEDGLVHRYRTRGKRTGVDGLKGNEGTFVVCSFWLVDGLALTGRLDEARALFERLLALRSDLGLLAEEYDPVRQRQLGNFPQAFSHMGLIQSALLLQLLTTGPSRQHGAVAVPTPRSTSRSTRQSTADLTPQHA, encoded by the coding sequence ATGAATCGGCTTCCGCACATCGAGCAGTACGGCCTGATCGGCGACACGCAGACCAGCGCCCACGTCTGCGATGACGGTTCGATCGACTGGCTGTGCCTGCCCCGCTTCGACTCGCCAGCTGTCTTCGCCGGGCTCCTGGGTACGCAGAAGCACGGCTCCTGGCAGATCGCACCGGCCTCGTCCGCAGGCCGGAGCGGCTCAGAGAAGGTCGCTAAGCGCCAGTACCGCGGTGACTCGCTCGTCCTCGAATCGGTGTGGCGCACCCCGGCGGGTTCGGTCCGCGTCCTGGACTTCATGCCGCCGCGCGACGGCACCCCGCAGGTGATCCGGATCGTCGAGGGCCTGAGCGGCGAGGTGGAGATGGTCTCGGCCATGCGTCCTCGGCCGGGGTACGGCAGCGTCAGCCCGTGGCTCCACGAGGTCGGTGGGCGCATGGTCGCGGAGGCTGGCGCGGACGCTCTGTGGCTCGACACCTGCGTTCCGCAGGTGGAAAAGGACGGCGTGGTCGTCGGCGCCTTCGTCATCGGGGCCGGGCAGAGCGTGGCGTTCGTGCTCAGCTGGTGCCCGTCCCACGCCGCCGCGCCCGACGTTCTTGATCCGGAGGCCGCGCTCTCCGAGACGCTCGCCTTCTGGCAGGACTGGACGCAGGAGTGCACCTACGACGGGCCCTACCGCGAGGCCGTGGTCCGTTCCCTGATCACGTTGAAAGCGATGACGTACGGGTCGAGCGGCGGAATCGTCGCTGCGCCGACCACGTCGCTGCCCGAGGAGATCGGCGGCAACCGGAACTGGGACTACCGCTACACGTGGCTGCGCGACGCCGCCACGACCCTGGCCGCGCTGCTGGGGACCGGATACCGGCAAGAGGCGCAGGCATGGCGGCGCTGGCTGTTGCGTGCCGTGGCCGGCGACCCGGAGAACCTGCAGATTATGTACGGGATCACCGGGGAGCGTGATCTGCGGGAACGGGAGCTTCCCTGGCTTCCTGGGTACGAGGGCTCGGCCCCAGTCCGGGTCGGAAACGGCGCGGCGGATCAGCTGCAGCTGGACGTGTACGGCGAGGTGATCGACACCCTGTATCTCGCGCATCAGAGCGGTGTCGCCCACTGCGCCGACACCGCGGTCCTGCATCAGCGGCTCGTCGAGCACCTGGCGCAGCGCTGGCAGGAGCCCGACGAGGGAATTTGGGAGATCCGCGGGGCCCGCCGGCACTTCGTCCATTCCAAGGTGATGGCCTGGGCGGCGGTCGACCGCACCATCCGCCTGGCCGAAGCCGGCGCGCTCGACATGGACCTGGCCCCCCTGGTCGAACTGCGGGCGACGATCCACCGGGAGGTCTGCACCAGGGGCTTCGATCCGGTGCGCAACACCTTCACCCAGTCCTACGGCTCGAAGGAACTGGACGCCGCCACGCTGCTCATCCCCCGCACCGGCTTCCTGCCGCCCGACGACCCGCGCGTCATCGGCACGGTGGACGCCGTCCGTCGTGAACTCTCCGCGGAGGACGGGCTCGTGCATCGGTATCGGACCCGCGGCAAGCGCACTGGGGTGGACGGTTTGAAGGGCAATGAGGGCACCTTCGTGGTCTGCTCCTTCTGGCTCGTCGATGGCCTGGCCCTGACTGGCCGCCTCGATGAAGCCCGTGCCTTGTTCGAGCGCCTCCTCGCATTGCGCAGCGACCTCGGGCTCCTGGCGGAGGAGTACGACCCCGTCCGGCAGCGCCAGCTCGGGAACTTCCCGCAGGCGTTCAGCCACATGGGCCTGATCCAGAGTGCCCTGCTCCTTCAGCTCCTGACGACGGGGCCCTCCCGCCAGCACGGCGCGGTGGCGGTTCCGACGCCCCGCTCGACCTCCCGCAGCACGCGCCAGAGCACCGCAGACCTGACGCCGCAGCACGCATAG
- a CDS encoding ATP-binding protein, whose amino-acid sequence MSDSAFPARPAATGHRRRRPPVDANTLHLARRAVALPLALLAALLVTAFALRSVSAVGPGWVLAGLVCGLAGVVTVAAHGARTVARAAQSAVEDCEATALKAVAGAAAAVEKSVQWSADELCRGKRPPLPDPQTPQSPTANAGIDNALSALQAQAIASLIRVHDESQSVVLLEVLRRLAMREHALVSKALQALSRLEMLTDDPELLAAIFEIDHLVTRMRRQVESTAVLGGQSLRSVRRPVPVTTALRGAVSEVVQYPRVAVAAGPVGAELGLPGHVGPDLTHLLAELIENACECSDPATKVMVRAQRVANGLAIEVEDRAIPMHPQTRAQMNHLLKAPDEVDVSSQVRAGQLGLLVAALIARSHGLSVLLQENVTGGTTALVVIPARLLVAIAPVDDAGALPLEEVRPSGRQPQRVAATPAAPGAAGQVARPGIAGGPEAAVAGDSADAPALPTRTRRTGSFRPPHEREQAPVAAATPGLAAAFRNGIQAGGTAGSPTSSTEHPTP is encoded by the coding sequence ATGTCTGACAGCGCCTTCCCGGCACGGCCTGCCGCTACCGGCCACCGCAGACGGCGGCCCCCGGTCGACGCGAACACGCTGCACCTCGCTCGCCGCGCCGTGGCACTGCCCCTGGCTCTCCTTGCCGCGCTGCTGGTCACCGCCTTCGCTCTCCGGTCGGTGTCCGCAGTAGGCCCCGGCTGGGTCCTGGCCGGCCTCGTCTGCGGACTGGCGGGCGTCGTCACGGTGGCGGCACACGGAGCGCGCACCGTCGCCAGAGCCGCGCAGTCGGCCGTGGAGGATTGCGAGGCGACAGCACTGAAAGCGGTCGCAGGGGCAGCGGCAGCCGTCGAAAAGTCGGTGCAGTGGTCGGCGGACGAGCTGTGCCGTGGAAAACGCCCACCGTTGCCGGACCCGCAGACGCCGCAGTCGCCCACTGCGAACGCCGGGATCGACAACGCGTTGAGTGCTCTCCAGGCGCAGGCCATCGCGTCGCTGATCCGCGTGCACGACGAGTCGCAGTCCGTGGTCCTCCTGGAGGTGCTGCGCCGCCTGGCCATGCGGGAGCACGCCTTGGTCAGCAAGGCACTCCAGGCACTGAGTCGGCTGGAGATGCTGACCGACGACCCGGAGCTGCTGGCCGCGATCTTCGAGATTGACCACCTCGTGACGCGGATGCGCCGCCAGGTGGAGAGCACAGCGGTGCTGGGCGGGCAGTCCCTGCGCAGCGTGCGCCGGCCCGTTCCTGTCACGACGGCCCTGCGCGGTGCCGTCTCCGAGGTCGTGCAGTATCCGCGGGTGGCTGTCGCGGCCGGGCCCGTGGGCGCCGAGCTGGGTCTGCCCGGCCATGTGGGTCCGGACCTGACGCACCTGCTGGCCGAGCTGATCGAGAACGCCTGCGAGTGCTCCGATCCGGCGACGAAGGTGATGGTGCGTGCGCAGCGGGTGGCGAACGGGCTGGCCATCGAGGTCGAGGACCGGGCCATCCCCATGCATCCGCAGACGCGGGCGCAGATGAACCATCTGCTCAAGGCCCCGGACGAGGTCGACGTCAGCAGCCAAGTCCGGGCCGGGCAGCTCGGCTTGCTGGTCGCCGCGTTGATCGCCCGGTCACACGGGCTGTCCGTCCTCCTGCAGGAGAACGTGACGGGGGGCACCACTGCCCTGGTCGTCATACCGGCACGGCTCCTGGTGGCGATTGCCCCGGTCGACGATGCGGGCGCGTTGCCGCTCGAGGAAGTCCGGCCCTCCGGGCGGCAGCCGCAGCGGGTTGCCGCGACTCCTGCCGCCCCGGGGGCGGCGGGTCAGGTCGCACGCCCCGGCATCGCAGGGGGGCCGGAAGCCGCAGTGGCTGGCGACTCGGCCGACGCGCCCGCTCTTCCCACGCGCACACGCCGGACGGGATCTTTCCGTCCACCACACGAGCGGGAGCAAGCCCCCGTGGCTGCGGCGACGCCAGGGCTCGCAGCCGCCTTCCGCAACGGCATCCAGGCTGGCGGGACCGCCGGTTCCCCTACCTCCTCGACAGAGCACCCCACACCCTGA
- a CDS encoding roadblock/LC7 domain-containing protein: MSTHPAMSNVTGGTPASATTTSGQRDSMVWLLRQFASETPGVTHAVLISRDGLRLLDSDVDKDWADELSAAFSGVASLAANITGPSRKKRLARQVIIERDDCLFFVQSAGRSAAFDNRPGNERGEVDTILAVIAARDADAGTVGFEMGRLVQKFAPYMLIPVRVGTGGEVR, encoded by the coding sequence ATGAGCACCCACCCCGCGATGAGCAACGTGACCGGCGGCACGCCCGCATCCGCGACGACCACAAGCGGACAGCGGGACAGCATGGTCTGGCTGCTGCGTCAGTTCGCCTCCGAGACGCCGGGCGTCACGCACGCCGTCCTGATCTCGCGCGACGGACTGCGGCTGCTGGACAGCGACGTCGACAAGGACTGGGCGGACGAACTGTCGGCCGCCTTCAGCGGGGTGGCCTCCCTCGCGGCGAACATCACCGGCCCCAGCAGGAAGAAGAGGCTGGCCCGGCAGGTCATCATCGAGCGAGACGACTGCCTGTTCTTCGTCCAGAGCGCCGGGCGCAGCGCGGCCTTCGACAACCGCCCCGGCAACGAACGCGGTGAGGTGGACACGATCCTCGCCGTCATCGCCGCCAGGGACGCCGACGCGGGCACCGTCGGGTTCGAGATGGGGCGCCTGGTCCAGAAGTTCGCCCCGTACATGCTGATCCCCGTCCGGGTCGGCACGGGCGGAGAGGTCCGGTGA
- a CDS encoding DUF742 domain-containing protein, whose translation MTTYGRAAEESAFVRTYTLTRGRTKPRHLLGLETVLEAGPGRPGPTQAEECAEILALCRERQRSVVELAGRLGRPVTAVKILVSDLLDADALVVPLTQSYADTGAGSGPSTQLLAALSAGLKRKWPDAVAYPQAG comes from the coding sequence GTGACCACGTACGGTCGCGCGGCCGAGGAGTCGGCGTTCGTGCGGACCTACACCCTGACGCGCGGGCGTACCAAGCCGCGGCACCTGCTCGGTCTGGAAACCGTTCTGGAGGCCGGACCGGGAAGGCCCGGCCCGACGCAGGCCGAAGAGTGCGCGGAGATCCTCGCCCTGTGCCGGGAGCGCCAACGGTCGGTGGTCGAACTGGCGGGCCGCCTTGGCCGGCCCGTCACCGCCGTCAAGATCCTCGTCTCCGACCTCCTGGACGCCGACGCCCTGGTCGTCCCCCTGACCCAGTCCTATGCCGATACCGGTGCGGGATCCGGTCCGTCTACCCAACTGCTGGCAGCCCTTTCCGCGGGCTTGAAGAGGAAGTGGCCTGATGCCGTCGCCTATCCCCAGGCCGGATGA
- a CDS encoding GTP-binding protein, with product MLKIVIAGGFGAGKTTAVGAVSEITPLSTEEYLTEASTDVDSLAGIEAKQTTTVAFDFGRLSLPDAPVPLELFLFGTPGQDRFVDLWYDLARGAVGAVVLVDTRRLETSFTPVSFFEDIGLPFVVAVNHFDGAHRYHPEQVRTALELPASVPVVTCDARDTNHVAGVLLTLVDHAVNNAATCRAGHAPSTTLQDA from the coding sequence GTGCTGAAAATCGTCATCGCCGGGGGCTTCGGCGCGGGCAAGACCACCGCCGTGGGCGCCGTCAGTGAGATCACGCCGCTGAGCACAGAGGAGTACCTGACCGAGGCGAGCACGGACGTCGACAGCCTGGCGGGCATCGAGGCGAAGCAGACCACCACGGTCGCCTTCGACTTCGGCCGCCTGAGCCTGCCCGACGCGCCCGTGCCCCTGGAGCTGTTCCTGTTCGGCACGCCCGGCCAGGACCGGTTCGTCGACCTCTGGTACGACCTGGCCCGCGGCGCCGTCGGCGCGGTCGTCCTGGTCGACACCCGCCGTCTGGAGACCAGCTTCACCCCCGTCAGCTTCTTCGAAGACATCGGCCTGCCCTTCGTCGTCGCCGTCAACCACTTCGACGGCGCGCACCGCTACCACCCCGAGCAGGTCCGCACCGCCCTCGAACTCCCCGCCTCCGTACCCGTAGTCACCTGCGACGCCCGCGACACGAACCACGTCGCCGGCGTCCTGCTGACCCTCGTCGACCACGCCGTGAACAACGCCGCCACGTGCCGCGCTGGTCACGCCCCTTCCACCACCCTCCAGGACGCCTGA